The genomic window CGCCGAGATGGAGGCACTCCAGGGGCAGGTGAAGGGGCTGGAGGAAGAGGTATACCATCTGCGCCGCCGGCTGGAGCAGGTACCGCGGGAGTTCGAGTTACTGCGGGCACGGCTGCAACAGAGTCGGG from Candidatus Methylomirabilota bacterium includes these protein-coding regions:
- a CDS encoding proteasome ATPase, which codes for MRRISGQDPKSGVPPSMAREKHYAEMEALQGQVKGLEEEVYHLRRRLEQVPREFELLRARLQQSR